The DNA region GAAAGGGGAATAAGGGTATACCCCTTTTCATCAACCTTTCGGGCTATGCGCTTAATTTCATCCCGATGGAGGAGGAGCCGTTTTTTCCGGTCCGGGTCGTGGTTAAAAATCGAGGAAAAAGGGTTCTCGGCGACCCGCAGGGAACGGACCCATACTTCGCCGTCTATCACCTCCGCCCAGGCGTCGGGAAAAGATATCTTGCTGTCCCGAAAGGACTTGACCTCCGTGCCAAGCAGCTCTATGCCGCATTCATAGCTGTCATCCACCGAGTAATCATGCCGGGCCCGGCGGTTTACGGCGATGATCTTAACCCCTTCGCTCATTGTGTCACCGCCTTAGGCGCCGCCAGAGGCGCGATTACCGGCCTGAAGGACACGAAAGCGGATGATGTGGCCGGCGCCAGGGATGCCCGGGTTTCCATACCTACCGATCCTGGGGGGTTTATCCAGGAACCGCCCTTCAGAGACCGTTCAGGGGAAGTGATGGTATTTCCCCCGGGGAGATAATTGAGGGGAGCATAATAATCAGCGCACCATTCCCATAGACCCCCGATCA from Treponema primitia ZAS-2 includes:
- the smpB gene encoding SsrA-binding protein SmpB — encoded protein: MSEGVKIIAVNRRARHDYSVDDSYECGIELLGTEVKSFRDSKISFPDAWAEVIDGEVWVRSLRVAENPFSSIFNHDPDRKKRLLLHRDEIKRIARKVDEKGYTLIPLSFYFKKGRVKVELGLCKGKKTYDKRADIRERDIKREISREFRTKLQ